The Plasmodium gaboni strain SY75 chromosome 9, whole genome shotgun sequence DNA segment tatattatatatatatgtataatacacacataaatatataattgtatatatttatatatatacacatgGAAATATTTCCGAATgagacaaaaaaaaaaaaaaaaaaattgtaaaatatataaaaacaaaaaaaataataattgaatatatgaaatataaaatataaaatataatataaatataaaattataaaaaataaaggtTATAAATAGGGCAAGTTAGAAACATATAATtctattaatttttttcataaaaaatattttcttattaaaaatactataacaaaaaaaaaaagatacctatatatttaatatatatatatatataaatatatatatatatttatatatttatatagcATAGCACCTATTTAACAGCGTCATTATTCTTCATTTCCTTTTTTGAATGTGAATATgaatcttttttttttttttcaagttttctttttttaattatatgcttttgtttttcttcCAATAATGCTACATCTTCTACACCTATTTCGATAATATCACTTTCTTTGTATTGCTTATTACAAGTTATGCACAATTTATCctataataaaatgaatagataaataaataaataaatatatatatatatatatatatatattatatgtacatatatttcCATGTTGATAATTCTTCTTTTCACTTTTTATATACCTCTGAAATATTGACGCGATTAAACACCTTCTTTGAAAATACACAACCACATgaaaataaacaaattCCTCCTGATGTAgaatttataatttctttgGAAATTAAACAAATCAATTTCCcttcttcatttaatttatttttgcAAAGAACTAAATCTTTTAAAGAATCAACGTGAGCAAACTTTTCAAAAGtatctttttttcttttctttttgttttgttttttaaCAAGCAATAACTGAAAGGCATGCTCTTTATTATACAAGTAACCAAGGCGACAACAAAAAAATGgttcttttaataattccttaatggaaaaataaaatatataaatataaataaataaataaatatatatatatatatatatatatatatatatatatatatatgtgtcaaacaaaataatatgatgctaccttatttatatgcatgattttctattttattattttttaaattacCTCAGATATAGCACAACGGTTAAAATGGTATTCTCGTAACTCctttttgttatatttattttgatttaCATTAATAAgtgtatttttttcataacCTAAACTTCCTGTGTTTTCTCTtaactttttatttttcatacGAACTAAGTCAACTCTTTGAGGTAAACTTCCTCCATCTCCCCccattataaataaataaaattatcaaGGTTTTTAAAAGTTCTTAAAACAGGGTAAACTATTAAACGGAGGATAATATaattagatatatatatatatatatatatattatatatattattttatttatttgctcctataattatatttaaatttaaagacaaaaaaaaaaaaaaaaataaaataatatattaataatattagattctttttttattatattaaaaggAGCGACAAAAAGAGAttcatctttatttattataatatctattatttaatttaaattttttttttttttttttttcattttctatTTGTAATTTAATTCGATATGCATAATTTTCGAAagtttttttcttttctttttttttatattaattttagAAATACATATAGTAAATACagttataaaaatttaatatatattataaaataaatattatataatataacattGTGATAATTgtatgtatacatataatacatatttatttttttattttacatatatatctaagcattatttatataaagaaaaaaaaaaattaatcatatatatgaaatggatataatttttttttttttaaattgtaacatgaaatataaatttttaaattgGAAGTTAAAAACTAATAAtctttattaatatatatataatatatatgtaataaaatatgttagaaagtaaatatttataaaaatattaatgtgacagaattatttataagaatatatttatatattatattaatacgagaaagtaaatataatattttgagtgatattttatattttagtttttaattttttttgaaaatataaaataagaatgGGTGAAATATACAACAAAAGACATAAATACATGAACAATGgtaaaaatgaaaaatatatatataaatacatatgtacaaaaatatggaattaaatttatattttgcTGTGTACATGTAacacataaataaaaacatatatacatatatatatatatatatatatatatatatatatatctatttatttatattttatacatataacaATCCGTTGcagaattatttttctcaTAATTTTGTTTTCCTATTTGTCAGGtgttttaatatatgaatgGGAACAAAGTATAGACGagataaatatttatattagtATGAATTCCAAAAttgttaataaaaatgatttaaacattgaaataaaaagtaaaagAATAAGCATAGGATTAAAAAATACGAAAAGCTTTTTGGAAGGAGAATTATTTAGTATTATTGATGAAGATTGTTCGTACTGGTTTATtgaagataataatttacatattttattaacCAAAGTAAAAAAAGGAGAAAGCTGGAATAGTGTTTTTAAAGGACATAGAAATTTAAATCCTGTTGATGAAgataatacaaaaaaacaaattCTATTAGAAAGATTCCAACAAGAATATCCAAATTTCGATTTTTCCTCTGCATCATTTAATGGTCAAGTTCCTGATGCAAGAACATTTATGGGAGGActtaaatattaaaaaaaattaaggGAGTAAAATTATGTACTTTATCCAcataaatgtatatatatatatatatatatatatatatatataggtatatttttttttttttttcaaaaaaataatatatttgtatttattaaatttgacttatgttttttaaaatactttgaaaaaaaaaaaaaaaaaaaaaaaatattaataaaataataataatagcTAGCTAGCTAGCTGTCtagcaaaaaaaaaaaaaaaaaaaattccaaaagataaatataaacgttttgttatacatatatgtgtacaatatatatgtgtatgtATCATAcgatttatattttatataactctttaatttttattgtgtaattttttgtgttatatatatatatatatatatatatgtatgtatatttttttttttttttttttttttctttgcGTGATTTAACTTATTCAATCAAcacattttaaaaagatataatGTCACATTATATCCTTTTATCTAGAATCCCCTAACATGTCAAGCAATAGACTTCTTCTTTCAAACAAAGCCTTTGCAATATTATCTTCCATATTTTGTTTGATTAAAGAATCTTTGATATTATTTGCTTGTTGTAGTTTTAAAGCTTTTCTGCAGTTATTAAAGTTGATAAAGTTTTGAATACAATTATGTTCACGTTCGCTTTGTTTTAAttgataattattttttaaacaGCGAAAATAAATAGAGCCAACCAGTCTACAAGCATTATCTACAGTAGTGCTTTTATTccataaatataaatattgatCCGCTTTATATTCTTTCGCATCCATACTTAAAGTATCTTCTAATTCTGGCTTACCATTGACAATATCATACCATAAcattttatcttttaaatttatattgttattaatAGATAATCCTACGAAATTATAACTATCAAAAagtttttttaaagaataatTTATTTCCATATTTAATCTTCTTTTAAGAAACcaattttttaattcattttctATAGAATTTATTTCACTTTTTAATTTGAAAGATGCATTGGTCTCATTATCAGTTACTGGTATATCAGTActcattttattataatcgatatttttattataagcagtattattttattttttttttctcatatAAACACAAAagtattataaaaataaaaatatatatatatatatatatatatatatgaatatatgaatatttttttttacatattattGCTATTTAATTACATAATGttcaataaataaataaataaaggATACATGAAAAATACACATTGaagaaaatttatattaatataaatttacaattataaatataatattatatatatatatatttttaattattatattatttaaaaataagaacaaaaaaaaagggaaatataaaaaaaaattaaaatataatacatacatgtcattattgttataataaaatattttattttatattaaaaaagaggaatatatttatttatgaaaTTCCACAAAAGGTATATATCAgtttaattaattttttataatagTACACATAATATTTGCAGAtccttaaaaaaaaaaaaaaaaaaaaaaaagaaattaaaaataatataatgaactttttaaaaatgcGTGAAAAATgtttgaattattttttttttaaaatatatcatttgaAATGCatagaataaaaataaaatcgGACGATGGTCCCAACTTATTATGTATActtcttatatatatatgtaatatatatatatatatatatatatatatgatttagCTTCAGCTCAaaattttctatattataaaaataaaaaaacaattgtcttattatttctatttattttttcataaatatataaatcacAAACTAGAATATTTTCTGGCTAtctattttttaaaaatagaaacatataaataatatatagtcatatatcaaaaaaaaaatatattatatatatattataacgtcgcaaaaaaaataaaggaaaTATTATAAGTTGGTCTTATAATTTTTGCAATGTACTTacattaaatatttatttaaaaaaaacaaaaggattataaaataacattgtatataatattacttctttgttttattacatataggaatattttttaattgtatttttgaataacaaatatttattatatatatataatatatatgtgtgtattttatatatNNNNNNNNNNNNNNNNNNNNNNNNNNNNNNNNNNNNNNNNNNNNNNNNNNNNNNNNNNNNNNNNNNNNNNNNNNNNNNNNNNNNNNNNNNNNNNNNNNNNNNNNNNNNNNNNNNNNNNNNNNNNNNNNNNNNNNNNNNNNNNNNNNNNNNNNNNNNNNNNNNNNNNNNNNNNNNNNNNNNNNNNNNNNNNNNNNNNNNNNNNNNNNNNNNNNNNNNNNNNNNNNNNNNNNNNNNNNNNNNNNNNNNNNNNNNNNNNNNNNNNNNNNNNNNNNNNNNNNNNNNNNNNNNNNNNNNNNNNNNtttattgttatattttcttttataatctcaattttttttataaattatttatttttttttttttttttttttcatttatattcccatgaatttattatataaatatacataatacTTGTAACgtttcaatatttttattttatatatatattatagaGAAAGAAGAAAGTTATAgttttataattcttttatattttaaaaatattttataatttttcaatgtataaaataaaaagttaataaatatatacacattaaatatcttcatatatatataatgtttatttttttttttatgtatatataagtaatacaattttataatatatagcattcttcatttttcaatgttataaaaaaaaacatgTCTGTtgttcataataatatttcataagaataaatatttttattattaattcataacagaaataaaaattaaatgcataatatatatatatatatatatatatatatatatatatatatatatatatatatctttatatttatgtattatttatttatatttgtatgtATGTAGTTGTAAAAATAAANNNNNNNNNNNNNNNNNNNNNNNNNNNNNNNNNNNNNNNNNNNNNNNNNNNNNNNNNNNNNNNNNNNNNNNNNNNNNNNNNNNNNNNNNNNNNNNNNNNNNNNNNNNNNNNNNNNNNNNNNNNNNNNNNNNNNNNNNNNNNNNNNNNNNNNNNNNNNNNNNNNNNNNNNNNNNNNNNNNNNNNNNNNNNNNNNNNNNNNNNNNNNNNNNNNNNNNNNNNNNNNNNNNNNNNNNNNNNNNNNNNNNNNNNNNNNNNNNNNNNNNNNNNNNNNNNNNNNNNNNNNNNNNNNNNNNNNNNNNNtatatttatatattattgtatatacatacatacataaatatatatttatatagtTGGTTCactttttatatgtacatgtattaatttatatatttcaaaaaaatatatttactaCAAAAGAATCAAATCTTATACACAATACCACCTGTTCTATATCagaaagaagaaaaaatgtaagtccaaaaagaaaagagaaagaaaaaagaaaaaagaaaaaataatttatttgtatattttgtgatgatgtaatttttttaacacacacacatatatatatatttatatatatttatttatatattttttttttttttttgaaggTTATATAAAACTCAGCTCTGTTCATTTTATGCTAAGGGGATATGTGCTCGAGGAAATAAATGTAGTTGGGCTCATGGGCAGTCAGATGTAAGGCCTATGCCAAAATTTTATAAGgtaaaaaggaaatatatatatatatttatatatatatatatatttatttatttatatttatttattatgttataaattttattttgtttagACTAGAATGTGCTACACATTTCTATCAGGAAGTTATTGTGAAGCCTCAAAATGCACGTTCGCCCACACTGAAGAAGAATTACGAGGCTCTGGAAAAGCTTTGAGATTGTGTACTAAGTTTTTCTTGGATGGTAATAATAAGGAGAGTATATTAAAGTGTTGATAATgaatatgaataatatatattacattttaatttatatatctttaaaaaatagacacctacatatatatatatatatatatatatatatatatttatatttatatttatatttatatttttttttttttttttttttttttttttttattttaccATTTAATTTCTCACTTAGGTTATTGTAGTAAATCTGATAAGTGTCCTATGGCTCATCATATTAGTCAATTGGACCCTTCTGTAAAATTTACGGCAAGCGAATTAATGAACAGaatgtataataatgaagaaacGTCATGTTATAAAGATAATGAGGATACACaagaaaatgatgatgataataatatatattttaaaaatgatacaTACAAgaatgaagaaaataatgttGATATGGATTATAGTATGGTGAACAattttaatgataataatttaagagattctaaaaataattacaaAAATGTTAATATGGATAGCAATCAAGAAATTGAATATGTGACAGAAATTAAGGTTCCCCCCAATATTGGTAAGATCTATGAAGAAATTATAATCACGACATACCAACCATTAAcaaatgaaataaataaataaataaatatatatatatatatatatatatatatgtttgttCGTGTGATGaccatattatttttatttttctcCTTACAGACGACGAACTTATTAATCATGACGCAATAATAGAAAGCGGAAAGGAGGTAATGACAAATAATAAGCAcatgaataataataataataataataataataataataatagtaataataataatagtaataataataatagtaataataataatagtaataatagtaataatagtaataataataataataatttaatgATCAGACatgaatatatacataaCCAAGGCAAACTCATTATGAATGAAAACgataaatatgatgaatACATTTTAAATCAAGACATCTgcaaaataaataatataaaatcttgtgaatattataataaaataaatgaaaatatcCATTCCaatgattatattttaaatggTGATATTGTAGATGAAAGAGAAAAGAAATCTAACCAAGAATACGTATACAATAAAAATGGAGAACCTATtgatacatataataattatgaaacttgtaaaaattataagattatgaataaaaatagattcataaataatgaatattataaaaatactATTGGTACCATAGaacaaaatatacaaaatgtAGACGGTACAAATTATGTAGGTAGTAATTGCCTATCCACTAATTGTGTAGGTCACTGTTTGGGTAATCATTGTTTTGGAAATCATTGTGTAGGTAATAATTGTTTGGCTAGTAATTGTTTGGCTAGTAACTATTTGGCTAGTAACTGTTTGGCTAGTAACTATTTGGCTAGTACCTGTTTGGCAAATAATTGTTTCAATAACAATTGTGTAACAAATAGTTGTATGAGTAGCAATTGTATGAGTAATAATTGTGTGACGAATAATTgtatgaataataattatttgaataataattatatgaataataattgtatgggtaataattatttgaataataattgtatgagtaataattatttgaataataattatttgaataataCTTGTATGGGTAGTCATTATATAAGAAACCACTGTGCAGGAAATAATTGTATAGggaataatatatattctggtggttataattcattacataattatatatctaataataataatatgaataatatgaataatatgaacaatatgaataatatgaataatatgaataatatgaataatatgaaccATATGAACCATATGAAccatatgaataatatgaaccATATGAACAGTATGAATAATGTGTATAATTATAGCAatgttaataatttaaataatattgacaatatgaataattcaagaaaaatgatacaacataatatatcatCTAATATGGGTTGTACtatgaagataataaataaaggagaaaaaaatgatatacatatatgtggagagaaatatatatataataacataaaacaaaaaaaagatacGTTAGAAAATTGTCTTCATGATGAGCATGTGGTTACATATGATAACTGTAAACATGTCTtaagtaatatatatcatgaaaataatgttgttcattttaataaagGAAATGAGAGTATAGAAATGTTGGAAGAACTAAACaataacaacaataataataacaacattaataataacaacaataataataacaacaataataataacaactacaataataataacaactacaataataataacaactacaataataacaactacaataataataatattatacattaTTCATAcaataatcataataattttagtgataataacagacaagataatattaatgatgataataaagaaattaataaaaatatacacatgAGTAATAActgtttttattatcatcattgttataacaatatatcTAATGAAAGAAACATTTACAAAATTGACaagaaaaatatagaaaaaaaaaataatacaaatgaaaatatacaaatgaataatttaatatataatatgagTAAACTCTCCcttaataatataaataatcaCATGAACAACAAGAATAGAAGATTAACTACATGCCTGCCTATAGTTCAAAAAACATTGAATACTTCTTacaatattaataataagaataatgCAAATCATATACATAACATGTTAAATGTAAACATACAAGAAGATGAACAGTGTGAAATAAATATGGCTACAAATATAGAAcattataaagaaaatatacctcataataatcaatataataataataataattattattattataataattatcaaTATAATACCTCAGAGGgtgatttaaaaaaatattttattttaaataataaatatttaatagaaaatgcaaataaatataacaatcaatatattatatcaaGAAATTGTAGTGCAActataaatgataattttatgAAACACCATGAGATGAAGAATGATTATGTGGATAActatgaaataaataataattacataaataattatcatatgGGTGTTCATTCTAATAATTCGATTAACGCATTCAACAACTTGAATGACTTTGAAAGGAATGACAACATGGAGGTAACAACATCGGTTGCAGAAAATATCCAAAGGAGACAAATTAATGATATGAATGATATGAATGATATGAATGATATGAATGATATGAATGATATGAATGATATGAATGATATGaatgatatgaataatatgaatgatatgaataatatgaataatatgaatgatattaatagtattaataatattaatagtataaataataataatttactattagaaaatataaaaggaACTCAACATGTTCATAATGTTgataatatgtataataatatatctaatCATAACAATGATTACATGTGTGATGGTGCTGATGTTTCTAATATGAACGAGACAGAAATTATGAACACACAAGAgaacataataattaaatataagaaaattCATGGAAATAATTTGTTGCATgacaataaaataataaatggAAAGGAGGCtacaagaaaaaatatgagtaacataataaataataatgttatattaaataaCTGTTCGAAGAAGGTGTGTAATAATGATTTGGATGATGAGAAGGACAAAAATTTACAACATGAGTGGAATAATGAAGAGAcaatattaaataattata contains these protein-coding regions:
- a CDS encoding putative zinc finger protein, whose product is MLYKTQLCSFYAKGICARGNKCSWAHGQSDVRPMPKFYKTRMCYTFLSGSYCEASKCTFAHTEEELRGSGKALRLCTKFFLDGYCSKSDKCPMAHHISQLDPSVKFTASELMNRMYNNEETSCYKDNEDTQENDDDNNIYFKNDTYKNEENNVDMDYSMVNNFNDNNLRDSKNNYKNVNMDSNQEIEYVTEIKVPPNIGKLIMNENDKYDEYILNQDICKINNIKSCEYYNKINENIHSNDYILNGDIVDEREKKSNQEYVYNKNGEPIDTYNNYETCKNYKIMNKNRFINNEYYKNTIGTIEQNIQNVDGTNYVGSNCLSTNCVGHCLGNHCFGNHCVGNNCLASNCLASNYLASNCLASNYLASTCLANNCFNNNCVTNSCMSSNCMSNNCVTNNCMNNNYLNNNYMNNNCMGNNYLNNNCMSNNYLNNNYLNNTCMGSHYIRNHCAGNNCIGNNIYSGGYNSLHNYISNNNNMNNMNNMNNMNNMNNMNNMNNMNHMNHMNHMNNMNHMNSMNNVYNYSNVNNLNNIDNMNNSRKMIQHNISSNMGCTMKIINKGEKNDIHICGEKYIYNNIKQKKDTLENCLHDEHVVTYDNCKHVLSNIYHENNVVHFNKGNESIEMLEELNNNNNNNNNINNNNNNNNNNNNNNYNNNNNYNNNNNYNNNNYNNNNIIHYSYNNHNNFSDNNRQDNINDDNKEINKNIHMSNNCFYYHHCYNNISNERNIYKIDKKNIEKKNNTNENIQMNNLIYNMSKLSLNNINNHMNNKNRRLTTCLPIVQKTLNTSYNINNKNNANHIHNMLNVNIQEDEQCEINMATNIEHYKENIPHNNQYNNNNNYYYYNNYQYNTSEGDLKKYFILNNKYLIENANKYNNQYIISRNCSATINDNFMKHHEMKNDYVDNYEINNNYINNYHMGVHSNNSINAFNNLNDFERNDNMEVTTSVAENIQRRQINDMNDMNDMNDMNDMNDMNDMNDMNDMNNMNDMNNMNNMNDINSINNINSINNNNLLLENIKGTQHVHNVDNMYNNISNHNNDYMCDGADVSNMNETEIMNTQENIIIKYKKIHGNNLLHDNKIINGKEATRKNMSNIINNNVILNNCSKKVCNNDLDDEKDKNLQHEWNNEETILNNYNDPIDTSRCKNKPNEHYSDKCCDNDDIIYSDFSYKKNMYTIKDNHINYMNRKNENLYDNMRIKNMKKNMDEDFICHNGYSNSSSSNNNNNDDDYNNNNNDDDYNDDYNDDYNNDYNDDYNDDYNDDYNNDYNNDYNNDSFLSDDLHCNIKKKLERNNIEINNNYVHLHNMKYGNRENQIDNIDNYNDKDNILEIYNINNAMTEGNKYMNNNESIGYKSTKNSHESYSYNIYVNKVDDKNMDTQESKSNINKPNVYRNEENIYLCVDNKVNEEMVDKNCSDQISDTINNKMKNKIKNRLLYDEKFENNSDPTYFFDDYNKSVASSLDKYNYLNYIENTKNNCMANNNLDIYEFSYKSEGSLSNNIYDNEEHIIHTRRKDSFNGNREGEKMNCQYDDSKEDDNNDDDNNDDDNNDYDNNDDDNNDYDNNDDDNNDDDNNDDDNNDDDNNDDDNNDYDNNDDDNNDDDNNDDNKDDDDNNSKHSVKSYNPLTYSFSGLCECLNKQDNI
- a CDS encoding putative CS domain protein; translation: MGEIYNKRHKYMNNGVLIYEWEQSIDEINIYISMNSKIVNKNDLNIEIKSKRISIGLKNTKSFLEGELFSIIDEDCSYWFIEDNNLHILLTKVKKGESWNSVFKGHRNLNPVDEDNTKKQILLERFQQEYPNFDFSSASFNGQVPDARTFMGGLKY
- a CDS encoding putative replication termination factor; this translates as MGGDGGSLPQRVDLVRMKNKKLRENTGSLGYEKNTLINVNQNKYNKKELREYHFNRCAISEELLKEPFFCCRLGYLYNKEHAFQLLLVKKQNKKKRKKDTFEKFAHVDSLKDLVLCKNKLNEEGKLICLISKEIINSTSGGICLFSCGCVFSKKVFNRVNISEDKLCITCNKQYKESDIIEIGVEDVALLEEKQKHIIKKRKLEKKKKDSYSHSKKEMKNNDAVK
- a CDS encoding hypothetical protein (conserved Plasmodium protein, unknown function) — its product is MSTDIPVTDNETNASFKLKSEINSIENELKNWFLKRRLNMEINYSLKKLFDSYNFVGLSINNNINLKDKMLWYDIVNGKPELEDTLSMDAKEYKADQYLYLWNKSTTVDNACRLVGSIYFRCLKNNYQLKQSEREHNCIQNFINFNNCRKALKLQQANNIKDSLIKQNMEDNIAKALFERRSLLLDMLGDSR